TTTTCATGGACTATTTTTGCAGCTTCCACACCAGTCATTTCCCCAGCAAGCATGATGTCCATTATAACTAGATCAGGATTAGTTTCTTCAACGATCTCTAAACATTTTTCACCTGAGTCAATAATATCAATGATTTCATATCGATCTTTCAATAAGTATGTTTTAACAACTTCTGCGATCATCATTTCATCTTCTACAATTAAAATTCTCTTTTTAGCCATTTTTACCCCTTTCGTGCTTAGAACAAAAAATTTATATTTTACGATATGTCAATTTAAAAAAAATATTGTGATTTCAAGATGAATTTTGCAAATCATTTCTCAATTTCAAATTAAGATATCAATTATGTTTGACATAGATTAGAATAATTACTATTTTATGCAATAAGATAAAGTATAATAATTAAAGCAGTTAGGCGGTATGTGAAGAATATTTCATAAGGTTTAATAATGTTTGGTTGGAAAATTGCATTATATTATAAAAAAATTATAAGGAGATATATATGAAAAAATTAGTTATTATTTTTATCCTGATGATGTCTTTCGTTTTAGCGGCAGATCAGGAATTCCAATTTGAAGAAAGTTGGGGAGAAGAAGGTATTAATTTGATCGATCAGTCTGCTAATGGTATTGATCTGATCTATTCAGTTAAATCATTTACTCTGCAAGATCAGATGGTTGACGGCTCTAATATGAGCAAAGTTAATATTGCCGGTCAACTTTTACCCGCAGAAGAGGGCATGCCCGATCTTCCTTCCTTCAGCAGATTTATAGCAATACCGGAAGGTGCGTCTGTGAGAACAAGAATAATTTCTTCCAGAACAGAAATTATCGAAAACGTAGATCTTATCCCAGCTCCCAGAATTCCTTTGGACACTGAAGATGGACCTCTTCAGTTTCGCAAAAACAGTAATATCTACAAGCAAAATGCAATATTCCCAAAAGAACCGATAAAAATTTCTGAAGTAACTGAAGTCCGTGGAGTTGATACTGCAATACTGGCGATTTCACCCTTCCAATACAATCCTGTTACAAAGCAGCTTGTTGTGAATAGAGATATGGAAATTGAAGTTGAGTTTACTGGAGGAAACGGTAACTTTGGAGAAGAAAGACTCCGCAGCATCTGGTGGGAACCAATTTTAAGTGGAACCTTTCTGAATTATGAGATGTTACCTGATTTCAATGTTAACAAAACTTCCAATTCCAGAACAGAAGATTATGAATACATAATTATTGTTCCAGATGATCCTGATTTCCTTAGCTGGGCGCAAACTATTGCAGATTTCAGAATCGAACAGGGAATTCGTACCGGAATAAAAAATACAACCGAAATTGGCGGAAATACCACAACTGCTATTGAAACTTATATCAATGACGCTTACAACAACTGGGATATTCCACCTGCAGCAGTTTTACTGATTGGAGATTACGGAACAGTTGGAAATACTATTGTATCTCCTATCTGGAATAATTACTGTGTTTCAGATCATATTTATGCTGATGTTACAGGCAATTCACTTACTGATGTAGTATTTGCCAGGATCACAGCCAGAGATGCGCAGGAATTGGAAACGATGATAAACAAAATGCTGGATTATGAACAGAATCCAATTACCGATGCCGACTATTATGATCACCCAGTTACGGCTTTGGGATGGCAGACAGAGCGTTGGTTCCAACTTTGTTCAGAAGCGATCGGTGGTTTCTGGTTTCATGAATTGAACAAAGACCGAGTTAGAATAAATGCTGTTTATGATGGAAATCCTGACATTGATCCCTGGTCTTATGCTCAAAATACATCTCAAGTTTTAAATTATTTTGGTCCTAATGGATTGGGCTATATTCCACAAACTCCCGGCGAATTAGGCGGGTGGACAGGTGGAACTGGAGCGATGGTAAATCAGGCTATCGAAGATGGAGCATTTATGCTCGTACACCGCGATCATGGTTATGAAAGCGGTTGGGGAGAACCGGATTATAATTCAACTTACGTAAATATGTTGAACAACGATAAACCAGTTTTCGTGTGGTCGATAAACTGTCTTACAGGAAAATACAACATGTCGGGAGATTCTTTTGCCGAGGTCTTTCATCGTCATCAGACAGGAGCTTTGGGATTG
Above is a genomic segment from Candidatus Cloacimonadota bacterium containing:
- a CDS encoding response regulator, with translation MAKKRILIVEDEMMIAEVVKTYLLKDRYEIIDIIDSGEKCLEIVEETNPDLVIMDIMLAGEMTGVEAAKIVHEKFGTAILFLTAYADEETLEGAIDSDPYGYLVKPVREKDVRAAVKMAFHMIQKEQNEKQ